The genomic interval TTGGCTCTTTGAAATCATACCCACACAATATCTCGTGAAAGGCGGTCTCTTCTTCAAAAATGTCTTATTTGCGAGTTCAGTAAAACCTGCTAAGATATACGCTTCAGCATAACTGACAGGCTTGGTATTCAACCGCTCATCGAGTTCCTTGAATACCCGTTCTAGTAGGTCATAGAGATATAAGGATTCTCCGTTACTGATGTTATATTTTTTCCCTAGAGTCTCCTCTGGTGCAGCCATACATAACAAAAGAGCATCGACCACGTTATCCACATAAGTAAAATCTACTACGATTTTTCCACCCTCAATGATCGGGATACGAGAACGATTTAACGATATGAGACGAGCCAAAACTGTATCACAAGAAGGTCCAAATATCGTCTTTGGACGGATTGTAATAACAGGTAGGCCCTGTACAAAGGCCTGGTCGATAGACTGTTCAGCAAGAAGTTTTGTTTTGGCATACGCATTAACAGGGCGTTTGGGTAGGGGCTCATTCTCTGAAATATATAAACGGTGAGTATAGTTAAAGTAAATACTTGGACTGGATACGTGAATGAGGCGTTTGACGTTGTGTTGTCTACAACCTTCAATGATATACTGTGTGCCTAACACATTTTGAGCATAGAAGTCTCGATACTTCCCCCATGAAGAACATAACTCATCGCAGTGGAAAACATAGTCTTGTCTCTGACAAGCGTCCAGCACTTGCTCTCTATCATCCAGAGAGCAGGATAAGTACCGTATTTCTCCCTTATGTTCGTGATCATGCCCCATAGGATGGTCAACAGTAGCCTGATCCTGATCCTTATCATACCTAAAATTTCCTTTTGACCCTTCCTCATTGTTCTTTTGTCCGGCCACATCAAAATCTTTTGTCTTAGTTCGTTTACCGTGCTTACTTAATTTGCCGTTCTTATCAAGTAGATCGTTACCCATAAGCAACGTCACATGATAACCTTTTTGGGAAAGCCGTTGTGCTAAGCTCTTGCCAAGTAATCCTGTTCCCCCCGTAACTAGAATATTCATTCTCACCATTCCTTTATTTCTAAACCTCGGACCACGGCTGTTTAAGGTCACAACCTTTTCCAATGTTATGCGTTAAAGTAAAATCCCAGATTTAGGAATATTCAATAATAAACTCTTGTTATAATTTGTCGTTATTTATACTTTACACGCTCTTTAGGTCGAATGGGAGGTGAGTTTTTACCTAGAACTTCTCCTTTTTAGTTCTATATTCATATAGAACTACACACACTAGGCCAATGCGCAGGTGTCTTAAATCTCAATTTAGACACACCTTTTACGTGCGAAAAAATGTGC from Caldalkalibacillus salinus carries:
- a CDS encoding NAD-dependent epimerase/dehydratase family protein, which translates into the protein MNILVTGGTGLLGKSLAQRLSQKGYHVTLLMGNDLLDKNGKLSKHGKRTKTKDFDVAGQKNNEEGSKGNFRYDKDQDQATVDHPMGHDHEHKGEIRYLSCSLDDREQVLDACQRQDYVFHCDELCSSWGKYRDFYAQNVLGTQYIIEGCRQHNVKRLIHVSSPSIYFNYTHRLYISENEPLPKRPVNAYAKTKLLAEQSIDQAFVQGLPVITIRPKTIFGPSCDTVLARLISLNRSRIPIIEGGKIVVDFTYVDNVVDALLLCMAAPEETLGKKYNISNGESLYLYDLLERVFKELDERLNTKPVSYAEAYILAGFTELANKTFLKKRPPFTRYCVGMISKSQTLNITAAKRELGYEPRVSMDQGIKAFTKWWKKMNHH